A single window of Corythoichthys intestinalis isolate RoL2023-P3 chromosome 21, ASM3026506v1, whole genome shotgun sequence DNA harbors:
- the LOC130909666 gene encoding uncharacterized protein LOC130909666: protein MMAVRPVRPASEICQSVCCSVSPSMSYSSLTTREGPADDGEAHTPIFSISKSSMDVFSRNPAWSSVDLRRSSSADQGPVQQLEGLRRVGSLQSPDPREPPALSDRWVANMRRWSRCSAGAYSRSSTPDTVVWSGGMSQPCSLARDVTCCATPASPTTIASSPFISPLLTPTLPSTDLCSSSPLSLQASTSTPLLEQGDSPGSSLASTMLFTQLEDNLISPVVSTPPPEPFFRVKNTEDNSFPGSRLLYFQYPSPIASSVCSEEGVAPFPGSLPDEETSPKLVPGALESSSVDDGASVCHLQLPWQPQQRRSNLVSSLSDSLLGEGCRCSRGSPQRQPFLKEKPQREVVDVGVQTLSPTGSWLNLSRNTSHSLLGSPPGSKLDLKASVGSNSNLVSPSSSMFPASDEEEEEKPKHVQERRRSCLKAQVGEEKRELGGRRRSSMKQVQWDEDGMTWDVHGASLEPEVLSEAIRKHLELHNSPQMVKRPSQKKTRAPEPPRPPPEAAPDPSPSANGEEERQDEGGEIEAATCEVKIVEGVELGNDDIPKSPSLSRGSIRKRSMMRSLRPGWCVGSKKEDD, encoded by the coding sequence ATGATGGCGGTGAGGCCGGTTCGACCCGCCTCCGAGATCTGCCAGTCGGTGTGTTGTTCCGTCAGCCCGTCCATGTCCTACTCCAGTTTAACGACTAGGGAGGGTCCGGCGGACGACGGCGAAGCCCACACGCCCATATTCTCCATCTCCAAGAGCTCCATGGACGTCTTCAGCCGCAACCCCGCGTGGAGCAGCGTAGACCTGCGCCGCAGCTCCAGCGCCGATCAAGGCCCGGTACAGCAGCTGGAAGGTTTGCGGCGTGTAGGAAGCCTCCAGTCGCCGGACCCTCGTGAGCCACCCGCACTCAGTGACCGCTGGGTGGCTAATATGCGACGTTGGAGTCGGTGTAGTGCTGGAGCGTACAGTCGCAGCAGCACGCCCGACACAGTTGTGTGGAGTGGTGGGATGTCGCAACCTTGCAGCCTGGCACGAGACGTGACTTGTTGTGCCACGCCCGCCTCTCCGACCACCATTGCATCTTCGCCGTTCATCTCCCCATTGTTGACACCGACACTGCCATCTACGGATCTCTGCTCTTCATCCCCACTGTCCCTTCAAGCGTCTACTAGCACGCCACTACTTGAGCAAGGTGACTCTCCAGGATCGTCCCTGGCATCAACCATGTTGTTTACCCAGCTAGAAGACAATCTAATCTCCCCTGTGGTGTCAACCCCACCACCTGAACCCTTTTTCCGGGTGAAGAACACAGAGGACAATTCCTTCCCGGGTAGTCGTCTGCTTTATTTCCAGTATCCTTCTCCAATAGCGTCATCCGTTTGCTCGGAGGAAGGCGTGGCGCCATTCCCCGGATCCCTACCTGATGAGGAGACATCTCCAAAGCTCGTTCCTGGAGCACTAGAGTCAAGTTCAGTTGATGATGGAGCATCGGTGTGCCACCTCCAGTTGCCCTGGCAACCACAACAAAGAAGGTCAAATCTGGTCTCCTCCCTGAGTGACTCTCTTCTGGGTGAGGGGTGCAGATGCTCAAGAGGCAGTCCTCAAAGACAGCCTTTTCTCAAGGAAAAGCCACAACGAGAAGTGGTAGACGTGGGCGTGCAGACGTTGTCTCCCACGGGTTCCTGGTTGAATCTTTCCAGAAACACTTCTCACTCCCTTCTGGGTTCACCACCTGGATCCAAGCTGGACCTAAAAGCCTCAGTGGGGTCAAACTCCAACCTGGTGTCACCCTCCTCTAGCATGTTCCCAGCCAGCGATGAAGAAGAAGAGGAGAAGCCGAAACACGTTCAGGAGCGAAGGAGGTCTTGTTTGAAGGCGCAGGTTGGGGAAGAGAAGCGTGAGCTGGGAGGTAGGAGGAGAAGCAGCATGAAACAGGTACAGTGGGATGAGGACGGGATGACCTGGGATGTCCATGGCGCGTCTTTGGAGCCGGAAGTACTGAGCGAAGCCATACGAAAGCACTTGGAGCTCCACAACAGCCCACAAATGGTTAAACGACCTTCTCAAAAGAAGACCAGAGCACCCGAACCTCCCCGTCCTCCTCCTGAGGCAGCGCCTGACCCGAGTCCTTCCGCAAACGGAGAGGAGGAGAGGCAGGATGAGGGAGGCGAAATAGAAGCGGCAACTTGTGAAGTGAAAATAGTGGAAGGGGTTGAATTGGGAAATGACGACATTCCCAAATCACCATCACTCTCGCGCGGGAGCATCAGGAAGAGAAGTATGATGAGGTCACTGAGGCCAGGCTGGTGCGTAGGCTCCAAAAAGGAAGATGACTAA
- the syt15 gene encoding synaptotagmin-15: MILVGNQPILLALPFVLLLVLVILCLWWSKRRRDRSQYQEQFVSVPHVPLCTATVIPISQGSYGKLEEIPFSVPPRFTSSPRIVEKTEVMETHGDILAHRGSLFVQSLYPVGTVLAGLYSSEVVAPPPGMATRLCFSVEYRHGGEQLAISLLRLGNLPPRFHGNITLVQLHLLPDDRRPRQAKARGTGPDPEFNDCFLFQVSRVRVSQSTLSMCVLSVSHDSKRHAVGRVLFPLHGELGQAGRILWKDLDTENDHYCSELGDILVSLSYNLTQQRLSVEVLKGRGLQPLTDTDLCVRASLQIHTQVLKVKTSATVKADDDAALELRTSFKLRTEHVDEACLRLEVRQQNQKVPSGPSVPLGFVVLGPFMYARGPQLQHWMDMVNMPQQPVTMWHGLCMAT, translated from the exons ATGATTCTGGTGGGCAACCAACCAATACTTCTGGCACTGCCATTTGTTCTTCTACTGGTTCTGGTGATATTATGCTTGTGGTGGAGCAAGAGGAGACGTGATCGCAGCCAGTACCAGGAACAGTTCGTATCCGTGCCTCACGTCCCATTATGCACTGCTACAGTCATCCCAATTTCACAAGGCTCTTACGGAAA GCTTGAGGAGATCCCGTTCTCAGTGCCCCCTCGCTTCACGTCGTCTCCAAGAatcgtggagaagacagaagtgatggaGACTCACGGGGACATTCTGGCCCATCGCGGATCTCTCTTCGTTCAGA GTTTGTACCCAGTGGGGACCGTGCTTGCCGGCCTGTATTCGAGCGAGGTGGTGGCGCCCCCGCCCGGCATGGCCACCCGTCTCTGCTTCTCGGTGGAGTACCGCCACGGAGGCGAGCAGCTAGCCATCTCCTTGCTCCGCCTTGGAAACCTTCCGcctcgtttccatggtaacatcACCCTGGTGCAGCTCCACCTGCTGCCTGACGACAGGCGTCCCCGCCAGGCTAAGGCGAGGGGCACCGGGCCCGATCCGGAGTTCAACGACTGCTTTTTGTTCCAG GTGTCAAGAGTGCGTGTGTCACAGAGCACGCTCAGTATGTGCGTACTGAGTGTGTCACATGATTCCAAACGCCACGCGGTGGGCAGGGTTTTATTTCCCCTGCATGGTGAGTTGGGCCAGGCTGGCAGAATTCTTTGGAAGGACCTGGACACCGAAAACGACCATTAC TGTTCAGAGTTGGGTGACATCCTGGTATCACTGAGCTACAACCTGACTCAGCAGCGCCTATCGGTGGAAGTCCTAAAGGGACGAGGACTGCAGCCTCTCACGGACACGG ACCTGTGTGTGCGGGCGAGCTTACAAATCCACACTCAAGTATTGAAGGTGAAGACCAGCGCCACGGTGAAGGCGGACGACGATGCAGCCTTGGAGCTCAGGACAAGTTTTAAACTGCGGACGGAGCACGTGGATGAGGCTTGCTTGCGTTTGGAAGTGCGGCAGCAGAACCAAAAAGTTCCCTCAG GTCCTTCAGTCCCTCTGGGTTTTGTAGTGCTGGGGCCGTTCATGTACGCTAGAGGCCCGCAGCTGCAGCACTGGATGGACATGGTTAACATGCCACAGCAGCCAGTTACAATGTGGCATGGACTCTGCATGGCCACCTGA
- the nat9 gene encoding N-acetyltransferase 9: protein MKINENTLLEGHKVVLVPYNSEHVPRYHEWMKSVELQQLTASEPLTLEQEYDMQRSWREDTDKCTFIILEKRRWLDSGAAEEQCMIGDVNIFLTDPTDLSLAELEIMIAEPSYRGKGIGKEVTQMMMHYGVTKLGISKFQVKIGLDNVISIAMFEKLHFQKMSVCQVFKEVTLEAPVDDSLRRRLLLHLGHVTERDYRAARDQRQETVA from the exons atgaaaataaatgaaaacacttTACTGGAAGGACATAAAGTCGTTTTGGTGCCTTACAATTCGGAGCACGTGCCAAG GTACCACGAGTGGATGAAGTCTGTGGAGCTGCAGCAGCTGACGGCCTCGGAGCCTTTGACTCTGGAGCAAGAATATGACATGCAGCGCAGCTGGAGGGAAGACACCGACA AGTGCACCTTTATCATCTTGGAAAAGAGGCGCTGGTTGGACTCTGGTGCCGCGGAGGAGCAGTGCATGATCGGGGATGTCAACATCTTCCTCACTGACCCCACGGATCTTTCCCTGGCTGAGCTGGAGATCATGATCGCAG AACCCAGTTACAGAGGCAAAGGCATCGGGAAGGAGGTGACGCAAATGATGATGCACTACG gTGTCACCAAACTCGGCATCAGCAAGTTTCAAGTAAAAATTGGCCTGGATAATGTGATCAGTATTGCCATGTTTGAGAAACTTCACTTCCAAAAG ATGTCTGTGTGCCAGGTGTTCAAGGAAGTCACCTTGGAAGCGCCGGTGGATGATTCGCTTCGCCGAAGGCTCCTGCTGCACCTGGGTCACGTGACCGAACGGGATTACCGGGCGGCCCGCGACCAAAGACAGGAGACTGTCGCGTGA
- the lrrc59 gene encoding leucine-rich repeat-containing protein 59 isoform X2 → MSKNNKVLNLKDKISDNEMDLSLCDLTEVPVKELALFTKATKLDLSCNNLTSLPLEFCNLTHLVKLDLSKNQLTCLPDGLGNLTGLQHLDLYNNKLSTLPVSFSQLKSLKWLDLKDNPLEVNLAKAAGDCLDEKQCKQCASRVLKHMQVLQEEADRAREKRLLREKELEKKREAKKREREAREKEARKREKAEEKEKRRKEYNAQVAAAAAAQEVEQRKKEEKKNNNKKKNGQTSEKKTPAAVKSKPIRSPVSLVFKIFKIFLLLLLGVAASVAVCRLTELRQESVCVPLDVALDRGLDWARQQEGVIRRLLGDFSTAIKAFLESRQTSKS, encoded by the exons ATGAGTaaaaataacaaagtattgaatttgaaagataAAATTAGCGATAATGAGAtggatttgagtctctgcgaCCTGACTGAGGTGCCCGTCAAAGAGCTG GCTTTATTcaccaaagcaacaaaattggaCTTGTCTTGCAACAACCTCACCTCTCTGCCG CTAGAGTTTTGCAACCTGACCCACTTGGTGAAGCTGGACCTGAGTAAAAACCAGCTGACCTGTTTGCCAGATGGCCTTGGGAACCTAACCGGTCTGCAACACTTGGATTTGTACAACAACAAACTGAGCACCCTCCCCGTCAGCTTCTCTCAGCTGAAG AGTTTGAAGTGGTTGGACCTGAAGGACAATCCCTTGGAAGTCAACCTCGCCAAGGCGGCGGGAGATTGTCTGGATGAGAAGcagtgcaaacaatgtgccagcAGG GTACTCAAGCACATGCAGGTACTTCAGGAAGAGGCTGACCGGGCACGAGAAAAGCGACTTTTGAGGGAAAAAG AGCTGGAAAAGAAGCGAGAGGCCAAAAAGCGGGAACGCGAGGCTCGGGAGAAGGAGGCACGGAAGCGGGAGAAGGCTGAGGAGAAGGAGAAGCGGCGGAAGGAGTACAATGCTCAGGTGGCTGCCGCAGCCGCCGCTCAGGAGGTGGAGCAAAGGaagaaggaagaaaaaaagaacaacaacaagaaaaagaatGGACAGACATCAG AGAAAAAGACCCCGGCAGCGGTAAAGTCCAAGCCTATCCGCTCTCCGGTCAGCTTGGTCTTCAAGATCTTCAAGATCTTCCTGCTTCTTCTGCTCGGCGTGGCTGCGAGCGTCGCCGTTTGCCGTCTCACGGAGCTGCGGCAGGAGAGCGTGTGCGTGCCGTTGGATGTCGCCCTAGACCGGGGCCTGGACTGGGCCCGCCAGCAAGAGGGTGTGATACGCCGGCTCCTCGGCGACTTTTCTACAGCTATCAAGGCATTCCTGGAATCGAGGCAAACGtctaaaagctaa
- the lrrc59 gene encoding leucine-rich repeat-containing protein 59 isoform X1: MSKNNKVLNLKDKISDNEMDLSLCDLTEVPVKELALFTKATKLDLSCNNLTSLPLEFCNLTHLVKLDLSKNQLTCLPDGLGNLTGLQHLDLYNNKLSTLPVSFSQLKSLKWLDLKDNPLEVNLAKAAGDCLDEKQCKQCASRVLKHMQVLQEEADRAREKRLLREKELEKKREAKKREREAREKEARKREKAEEKEKRRKEYNAQVAAAAAAQEVEQRKKEEKKNNNKKKNGQTSAEKKTPAAVKSKPIRSPVSLVFKIFKIFLLLLLGVAASVAVCRLTELRQESVCVPLDVALDRGLDWARQQEGVIRRLLGDFSTAIKAFLESRQTSKS, from the exons ATGAGTaaaaataacaaagtattgaatttgaaagataAAATTAGCGATAATGAGAtggatttgagtctctgcgaCCTGACTGAGGTGCCCGTCAAAGAGCTG GCTTTATTcaccaaagcaacaaaattggaCTTGTCTTGCAACAACCTCACCTCTCTGCCG CTAGAGTTTTGCAACCTGACCCACTTGGTGAAGCTGGACCTGAGTAAAAACCAGCTGACCTGTTTGCCAGATGGCCTTGGGAACCTAACCGGTCTGCAACACTTGGATTTGTACAACAACAAACTGAGCACCCTCCCCGTCAGCTTCTCTCAGCTGAAG AGTTTGAAGTGGTTGGACCTGAAGGACAATCCCTTGGAAGTCAACCTCGCCAAGGCGGCGGGAGATTGTCTGGATGAGAAGcagtgcaaacaatgtgccagcAGG GTACTCAAGCACATGCAGGTACTTCAGGAAGAGGCTGACCGGGCACGAGAAAAGCGACTTTTGAGGGAAAAAG AGCTGGAAAAGAAGCGAGAGGCCAAAAAGCGGGAACGCGAGGCTCGGGAGAAGGAGGCACGGAAGCGGGAGAAGGCTGAGGAGAAGGAGAAGCGGCGGAAGGAGTACAATGCTCAGGTGGCTGCCGCAGCCGCCGCTCAGGAGGTGGAGCAAAGGaagaaggaagaaaaaaagaacaacaacaagaaaaagaatGGACAGACATCAG CAGAGAAAAAGACCCCGGCAGCGGTAAAGTCCAAGCCTATCCGCTCTCCGGTCAGCTTGGTCTTCAAGATCTTCAAGATCTTCCTGCTTCTTCTGCTCGGCGTGGCTGCGAGCGTCGCCGTTTGCCGTCTCACGGAGCTGCGGCAGGAGAGCGTGTGCGTGCCGTTGGATGTCGCCCTAGACCGGGGCCTGGACTGGGCCCGCCAGCAAGAGGGTGTGATACGCCGGCTCCTCGGCGACTTTTCTACAGCTATCAAGGCATTCCTGGAATCGAGGCAAACGtctaaaagctaa